One window of the Trifolium pratense cultivar HEN17-A07 linkage group LG2, ARS_RC_1.1, whole genome shotgun sequence genome contains the following:
- the LOC123910338 gene encoding uncharacterized protein LOC123910338 yields MPTYYEDISLYLGSRIQKSITYTVHVNGVPYGEIDPSFAQQYSHELDDQWKFFCCNYMYLVTWNGDVNQPRLTNGWTEIREHLDLQNHYHLFGLEYYGDSMFHLVLNPTRDSSTYGLPSFHSLSAKPNDSLSFDVAIPSDPNSTIQLILNQELGEYITSYHNSLLLEGPVAEPMLSPIIKLVDQDQVTSYEVDSWPIFCRENYFSHGDIVKFTFFDLENSNRVDVDWISH; encoded by the exons ATGCCAACATATTATGAGGATATCAGTTTATATCTTGGTTCCAGGATTCAAAAATCAATTACATATACAGTTCATGTCAATGGTGTT CCATATGGTGAAATTGATCCCTCCTTCGCACAACAATACTCTCATGAGTTAGATGATCAATGGAAATTTTTTTGCTGCAACTACATGTATTTAGTTACTTGGAATGGCGATGTCAATCAACCTAGACTAACAAATGGATGGACAGAGATTCGTGAACATTTGGATTTGCAGAATCATTATCATCTTTTTGGTTTAGAGTATTATGGTGACAGCATGTTTCATTTGGTGCTTAATCCAACTAGGGATTCCTCAACCTATGGATTACCCTCATTTCACTCTCTATCTGCTAAACCAAATGATTCATTGAGTTTTGATGTTGCTATTCCTTCTGATCCTAACTCTACAATACAATTA ATACTTAACCAAGAGTTGGGTGAATATATTACTTCTTATCACAATTCCTTGCTGCTTGAAGGACCAGTAGCTGAGCCTATGTTATCTCCAATTATTAAGTTAGTAGATCAAGACCAAGTCACAAGCTATGAAGTGGATAGTTGGCCTATTTTCTGCAGGGAAAACTATTTCAGTCATGGAGATATTGTCAAGTTCACTTTCTTTGATCTTGAAAATAGTAATAGGGTTGATGTTGATTGGATAAGTCATTAG